A genomic stretch from Erwinia sp. E_sp_B01_1 includes:
- the ftsZ gene encoding cell division protein FtsZ codes for MFEPMELTNDAVIKVIGVGGGGGNAVEHMVRERIEGVEFFAVNTDAQALRKTAVGQTIQIGNGITKGLGAGANPEVGRNSAEEDREALRQALEGADMVFIAAGMGGGTGTGAAPVVAEVAKDLGILTVAVVTKPFNFEGKKRMAFAEQGIAELSKHVDSLITIPNDKLLKVLGRGISLLDAFGAANDVLKGAVQGIAELITRPGLMNVDFADVRTVMSEMGYAMMGSGVACGEDRAEEAAEMAISSPLLEDIDLSGARGVLVNITAGFDLRLDEFETVGNTIRAFASDNATVVIGTSLDPEMNDELRVTVVATGIGMDKRPEITLVTNKQQQTQPVMDHRYQQHGMAPLPQEQKPAAKVVNDQGQPTNKEPDYLDIPAFLRKQAD; via the coding sequence ATGTTTGAACCAATGGAATTAACAAATGACGCGGTGATTAAAGTCATCGGCGTCGGCGGCGGCGGCGGCAATGCTGTTGAGCATATGGTGCGCGAACGCATCGAAGGCGTGGAGTTTTTCGCGGTAAACACCGACGCTCAGGCGTTGCGTAAAACCGCAGTTGGCCAGACTATCCAGATTGGTAACGGCATCACCAAAGGTTTAGGTGCTGGTGCAAATCCGGAAGTGGGTCGTAACTCTGCTGAAGAAGACCGTGAAGCACTGCGTCAGGCACTGGAAGGTGCAGACATGGTGTTTATTGCTGCCGGCATGGGCGGCGGTACCGGTACCGGTGCTGCGCCAGTTGTGGCTGAAGTGGCAAAAGATTTAGGTATCCTGACGGTTGCTGTGGTAACCAAGCCTTTCAATTTCGAAGGCAAAAAGCGCATGGCGTTTGCCGAGCAGGGTATTGCTGAGCTCTCCAAGCATGTCGACTCTTTGATCACTATTCCAAACGACAAGCTGCTGAAAGTGCTTGGCCGTGGCATCTCTCTGCTGGACGCGTTCGGCGCAGCCAACGACGTGCTGAAAGGCGCGGTACAGGGTATTGCAGAACTGATTACCCGTCCTGGCCTGATGAACGTCGACTTTGCTGACGTGCGCACCGTGATGTCCGAAATGGGCTACGCGATGATGGGTTCAGGCGTGGCCTGTGGTGAAGACCGCGCAGAAGAAGCGGCTGAAATGGCGATTTCCAGCCCACTGCTGGAAGATATCGACCTTTCAGGGGCTCGTGGCGTGCTGGTTAACATCACGGCTGGCTTCGACCTGCGTCTGGATGAGTTTGAAACTGTGGGTAACACCATCCGTGCGTTTGCTTCCGACAATGCGACCGTAGTTATCGGTACCTCGCTGGACCCGGAAATGAACGACGAACTGCGTGTGACCGTTGTTGCCACCGGTATTGGTATGGACAAACGTCCAGAAATCACCCTGGTAACCAACAAACAGCAGCAGACTCAGCCAGTGATGGATCACCGCTACCAGCAGCACGGTATGGCGCCTTTACCTCAGGAGCAGAAACCTGCGGCTAAAGTGGTCAACGATCAGGGCCAGCCAACGAACAAAGAGCCTGACTATCTGGATATTCCGGCCTTCCTGCGTAAGCAGGCGGATTAA
- the murC gene encoding UDP-N-acetylmuramate--L-alanine ligase, whose translation MNTQQLAKLRTIVPEMRRVRHIHFVGIGGAGMGGIAEVLANEGYEISGSDLAPNAVTQHLSKLGATIYFNHRPENVADVSVVVVSTAVSQDNPEIIAAREARIPVIRRAEMLAELMRFRHGIAVAGTHGKTTTTAMLSSIYAEGGLDPTFVNGGLVKAAGTHARLGSSRYLIAEADESDASFLHLQPMVAIVTNIEADHMDTYQGDFENLKQTFINFLHNLPFYGRAVLCVDDVVIRDLIPRVGRQITTYGFSEDADVRIASYEQHGAQGHFTLARHDKPLMHVTLNAPGRHNALNAAAAVAVATEEGVEDEEILSALESFQGTGRRFDFLGEYPVKKVDGTQGSALLVDDYGHHPTEVDATIKAARAGWPDKQLVMIFQPHRYTRTRDLYDDFANVLSQVDVLLMLDVYSAGETAIPGADSRSLCRTIRGRGKVDPILVSDHDAVLDMLAPKLSGNDLILVQGAGNVGRIARTLSEQKLQPLNKEGDHHG comes from the coding sequence ATGAATACACAACAACTGGCAAAACTGCGTACTATCGTGCCCGAGATGCGTCGCGTCCGGCACATCCACTTTGTCGGCATCGGCGGTGCTGGCATGGGCGGTATTGCCGAAGTGTTGGCCAACGAAGGCTATGAAATCAGCGGTTCAGATCTGGCACCCAATGCGGTAACCCAACATCTGAGCAAGCTTGGTGCGACCATCTATTTTAACCATCGCCCTGAGAACGTTGCTGACGTAAGCGTAGTGGTGGTTTCCACTGCGGTATCCCAGGATAACCCTGAGATTATTGCCGCGCGTGAAGCGCGTATCCCGGTTATTCGCCGTGCAGAAATGCTGGCTGAACTGATGCGTTTCCGCCACGGTATCGCCGTAGCGGGTACCCACGGGAAAACCACCACCACCGCAATGCTCTCAAGTATTTATGCAGAAGGTGGACTGGATCCAACTTTCGTTAATGGCGGGCTGGTTAAAGCGGCAGGTACCCATGCACGTCTGGGCAGCAGCCGTTATCTGATTGCTGAAGCGGATGAGAGCGATGCCTCGTTCCTGCATCTTCAGCCGATGGTGGCGATTGTCACCAACATCGAAGCCGACCATATGGACACCTACCAGGGCGATTTCGAAAACCTGAAGCAGACATTTATCAACTTCCTGCACAATCTGCCGTTTTATGGCCGTGCGGTGCTCTGTGTTGATGATGTGGTGATCCGTGACTTGATCCCGCGCGTGGGGCGTCAAATCACCACTTATGGCTTCAGCGAAGACGCCGATGTGCGGATTGCAAGCTACGAGCAGCATGGCGCTCAGGGGCACTTCACCCTGGCACGCCATGATAAGCCGCTGATGCATGTCACCCTGAACGCGCCTGGCCGCCATAACGCCCTTAATGCAGCAGCCGCGGTAGCGGTGGCTACGGAAGAGGGCGTTGAGGATGAAGAGATCCTGAGCGCGCTTGAAAGCTTCCAGGGAACGGGACGTCGTTTTGACTTCCTGGGCGAGTACCCGGTGAAAAAGGTGGATGGTACGCAGGGCTCCGCATTGCTGGTAGATGACTATGGCCATCACCCAACGGAAGTGGATGCCACCATTAAAGCCGCTCGTGCAGGCTGGCCGGACAAGCAGCTGGTGATGATTTTCCAGCCGCATCGCTACACCCGAACCCGCGATCTCTATGACGACTTCGCAAACGTGTTGTCGCAGGTGGATGTTCTGCTGATGCTGGATGTTTACTCCGCTGGCGAAACGGCGATTCCGGGAGCAGACAGCCGTTCACTCTGCCGGACTATCCGGGGACGTGGCAAAGTCGATCCCATTCTGGTCTCCGACCACGACGCTGTACTGGATATGCTGGCGCCCAAGCTCTCTGGCAACGATTTAATTCTCGTCCAGGGCGCAGGGAACGTAGGGCGTATCGCCCGCACGCTGTCAGAACAAAAGTTACAACCGCTGAATAAAGAAGGGGATCATCATGGCTGA
- the mutT gene encoding 8-oxo-dGTP diphosphatase MutT, which yields MKQLQVAVGIIRDQDRNIFLAQRSASSHMANMWEFPGGKIEAGETAEQALKRELHEETGIEVEHAVPWGRGEHVDSNFHVTLHFFIVDRWQGEPWGREGQPQRWVPQHELVAEEFPPANAKIVQQLLAEVL from the coding sequence ATGAAGCAGTTGCAGGTGGCAGTGGGCATTATCCGCGACCAGGATCGGAACATTTTTCTGGCGCAACGGTCGGCCAGCTCACATATGGCGAATATGTGGGAGTTTCCGGGCGGCAAGATTGAGGCGGGTGAAACAGCAGAGCAGGCGCTAAAGCGCGAGCTGCATGAGGAAACAGGTATTGAGGTTGAGCACGCTGTGCCTTGGGGCAGGGGTGAGCATGTCGACAGCAACTTCCACGTGACTTTGCACTTCTTTATCGTTGACCGCTGGCAGGGAGAACCCTGGGGTCGCGAAGGTCAACCTCAACGCTGGGTCCCTCAGCATGAGTTAGTCGCTGAAGAGTTCCCTCCCGCTAATGCGAAAATCGTTCAGCAACTGTTAGCAGAAGTGCTGTAA
- a CDS encoding DciA family protein, which translates to MRDSRPQSIENLFEATEGQGMLQSIQQRAIALNKLNRAVQGILPAQMHPWCRVANFRQGILVLETANASWMMRLRYEQSSLLSALRAQILPSLTAIDITINPTLAAIGQENVQKSGSQSEEKENSPGRQLSEQSAEILRSVASRSPEKLKRIIERLASLAGESTSSTSRNK; encoded by the coding sequence ATGCGTGATAGTCGCCCGCAATCAATTGAAAATTTATTCGAAGCTACCGAAGGCCAGGGCATGCTGCAGTCAATTCAGCAGCGCGCCATAGCGCTTAATAAACTGAATCGTGCCGTGCAGGGAATTCTTCCCGCCCAGATGCATCCCTGGTGCCGCGTGGCAAATTTCCGCCAGGGCATTCTGGTGCTCGAAACCGCTAATGCCAGTTGGATGATGCGCTTACGCTATGAACAATCCAGTCTGCTGTCAGCTTTACGAGCGCAAATATTACCATCATTGACGGCAATCGACATCACCATTAATCCCACGCTGGCCGCAATTGGTCAGGAAAACGTGCAAAAAAGCGGCAGTCAGTCAGAAGAAAAGGAAAATTCGCCGGGGCGTCAGTTAAGTGAACAAAGTGCGGAGATACTGCGAAGTGTGGCGAGCCGTAGCCCTGAAAAATTGAAGAGAATAATAGAACGACTGGCCTCGCTGGCCGGAGAGAGTACCAGCTCAACCAGTCGTAATAAGTAG
- the ftsQ gene encoding cell division protein FtsQ: protein MSQAALNVRNREAQEKARTGRSNGSRLAGIVFLMMVLGVMLAGGFVVVKWMNDASRLPLSKLVVTGQTHYTTDDDIRQAILSLGEPGTFMSQDVDVIQQQIERLPWIQQVSVRKQWPDELKIHLVEYVPVARWNDLHMVDADGKSFTVPANHIGKQEMPMLYGPEGNEKEVLAGYHQMSDLLAASKFKLKVASMTARRSWQLVLSDDVRLELGRNEDMKRLKRFTQLYPTLQQQAQAENKRISYVDLRYDSGAAVGWAPAEIKTSDSNQQQNQAQVKQQ from the coding sequence ATGTCACAGGCCGCTCTGAATGTCCGAAACCGTGAAGCGCAGGAAAAAGCGCGTACCGGGCGCAGCAATGGTTCACGCCTGGCGGGCATCGTCTTTCTGATGATGGTGCTTGGTGTGATGCTCGCCGGGGGTTTTGTGGTGGTGAAGTGGATGAATGATGCCTCAAGGCTGCCGCTCTCGAAGCTGGTAGTGACCGGGCAGACGCACTACACCACCGATGATGATATCCGACAGGCTATCCTCTCCCTGGGCGAACCGGGCACGTTTATGTCGCAGGACGTTGACGTTATCCAACAGCAGATTGAACGTCTGCCGTGGATCCAGCAGGTCAGCGTACGTAAACAGTGGCCCGATGAACTGAAAATTCACCTGGTAGAGTATGTGCCTGTTGCACGCTGGAACGATCTGCATATGGTTGATGCAGATGGGAAATCATTCACCGTGCCGGCCAATCACATTGGCAAACAAGAGATGCCGATGTTGTATGGTCCGGAAGGCAACGAAAAAGAGGTCCTGGCCGGTTATCACCAGATGAGCGACTTACTGGCGGCCAGCAAATTTAAATTGAAGGTGGCGTCGATGACCGCCAGGCGCTCCTGGCAACTGGTATTGAGCGATGATGTTCGTCTGGAACTGGGACGCAACGAAGATATGAAACGGCTAAAACGTTTCACCCAGCTCTATCCCACGTTGCAACAGCAGGCGCAGGCAGAAAACAAGCGTATCAGTTACGTGGATTTGCGGTACGACTCTGGCGCGGCAGTAGGATGGGCACCGGCAGAAATTAAGACCTCCGACAGTAATCAGCAACAGAATCAGGCACAGGTTAAACAACAATGA
- the secM gene encoding secA translation cis-regulator SecM: MIGILNRWRQFGRRYFWPHLLLGMVAAGLGLPHAASDRTTLPETASRSLNISSGVRFDSLALLQESTRRSNFNVDYWHQHAIRTVIRHLSFSLKPASLPTAEQVLPLEVQKLALLDTLNALLTHEARPPAIVRQTASRQPAAKARHQTGLWLAQVRGIRAGPASLA; the protein is encoded by the coding sequence GTGATCGGTATTCTAAATCGTTGGCGACAATTTGGCAGACGTTATTTCTGGCCGCATCTCCTGTTGGGGATGGTCGCGGCTGGTCTTGGCCTGCCTCACGCTGCCAGCGACCGCACAACCTTACCAGAAACCGCCTCGCGAAGCCTGAATATCAGCAGTGGGGTACGTTTCGACAGCCTCGCACTGCTTCAGGAAAGCACCCGCCGATCTAATTTTAACGTGGATTACTGGCATCAGCATGCCATTCGTACCGTAATCCGCCATCTCTCTTTCTCGCTGAAGCCCGCCAGTCTTCCCACCGCAGAGCAGGTTTTACCGCTTGAAGTGCAGAAACTGGCGCTGCTGGATACGCTTAACGCCCTGCTAACGCACGAGGCCAGACCGCCAGCTATTGTCCGTCAAACGGCATCGCGTCAACCCGCAGCAAAAGCCCGTCATCAGACTGGCCTGTGGCTGGCTCAGGTCCGCGGTATTCGTGCCGGGCCTGCTTCTCTCGCCTGA
- the lpxC gene encoding UDP-3-O-acyl-N-acetylglucosamine deacetylase, with amino-acid sequence MIKQRTLKRIVQTTGVGLHTGKKVTLTLRPAPANTGVIYRRTDLNPPVDFPADAKSVRDTMLCTCLVNEHDVRISTVEHLNAALAGLGIDNIVVEVNAPEIPIMDGSAAPFIYLLMDAGIEELNSAKKFVRIKQPVRVEDGDKWAELRPHNGFTLDFTIDFKHPAIDASSQRYSMDFSAEAFARQLSRARTFGFMRDIEALQSRGLCLGGSFDCAIVVDDYRVLNEDGLRFEDEFVRHKMLDAIGDLFMCGHNIIGAFTAFKGGHALNNKLLQAVLAKQEAWEWATFEDEAELPVTFRAPNLVLA; translated from the coding sequence ATGATCAAACAACGGACATTAAAACGTATTGTTCAGACGACTGGTGTCGGTTTACATACCGGCAAGAAAGTCACGCTGACGTTACGCCCTGCGCCGGCTAATACCGGGGTCATCTATCGCCGCACTGACTTGAATCCTCCGGTTGATTTCCCGGCTGATGCCAAATCCGTGCGTGATACCATGCTCTGTACTTGCCTGGTCAACGAGCATGACGTGCGTATTTCGACAGTCGAACACCTGAACGCCGCCTTAGCGGGTCTGGGGATTGATAATATTGTGGTGGAAGTGAACGCGCCTGAAATTCCTATTATGGATGGCAGCGCCGCCCCCTTTATCTATCTGCTGATGGACGCAGGCATTGAAGAACTGAACAGCGCGAAGAAGTTTGTCCGCATCAAACAGCCTGTCCGGGTTGAAGATGGTGACAAATGGGCTGAACTGAGACCGCATAACGGGTTTACGTTGGATTTCACTATCGACTTTAAACACCCGGCTATCGACGCCAGTTCGCAACGCTACAGCATGGATTTTTCTGCTGAAGCCTTTGCCCGTCAGCTCAGCCGCGCCCGCACCTTCGGCTTCATGCGTGATATCGAAGCGTTGCAGTCCCGTGGTCTCTGCCTGGGTGGCAGTTTCGATTGTGCAATCGTGGTGGATGACTACCGCGTATTGAACGAAGACGGTTTACGCTTTGAAGACGAGTTCGTGCGTCACAAAATGCTGGATGCAATCGGCGATTTGTTCATGTGTGGGCATAACATCATTGGTGCGTTTACCGCATTCAAAGGTGGCCACGCGTTAAACAACAAGCTGCTGCAGGCGGTGTTGGCTAAGCAGGAAGCCTGGGAATGGGCAACCTTTGAAGATGAAGCCGAATTGCCGGTCACCTTCAGGGCGCCAAACCTGGTTCTGGCGTAA
- a CDS encoding D-alanine--D-alanine ligase — translation MAEKVAVLLGGTSAEREVSLMSGNAVLAGLIEAGIDAHAVDIRDFPVMRLKDEGFDKAFIALHGRGGEDGTLQGVLEFLSIPYTGSGVMASAITMDKLRTKLLWQGCGLPISPYVAVTRLEMDQGLSAETEAKIVALGLPVFVKPSSEGSSVGISRVNEAGSLQAALTEAFRHDDEVLVEAFLSGPEYTVAVVGDEILPSIRIQTVSEFYDYEAKYFSDETEYFCPSGLTAEQEAELSEIVIKAWRALGCSGWGRVDVMMGGDGQFYLLEVNTSPGMTGHSLVPMAGKQAGMSFSQLVARILELAD, via the coding sequence ATGGCTGAGAAAGTAGCCGTATTGCTGGGTGGTACCTCAGCGGAGCGCGAAGTGTCACTGATGTCTGGTAATGCCGTGCTGGCCGGGCTGATTGAAGCCGGTATTGACGCGCATGCTGTTGATATACGTGATTTTCCGGTCATGCGCCTGAAAGATGAAGGCTTTGATAAAGCCTTTATCGCCCTGCATGGTCGCGGTGGTGAAGACGGTACGCTGCAAGGGGTGCTGGAGTTTTTATCCATTCCTTATACCGGCAGCGGCGTGATGGCTTCCGCCATCACTATGGACAAGCTTCGCACAAAACTTCTGTGGCAGGGGTGTGGCCTGCCGATATCTCCCTATGTGGCTGTCACCCGTCTGGAGATGGACCAGGGCTTGAGTGCCGAAACGGAAGCAAAAATTGTGGCGCTGGGTCTGCCTGTGTTTGTCAAACCCAGCAGCGAAGGCTCCAGCGTAGGCATCAGCCGTGTTAACGAAGCGGGCTCGCTTCAGGCGGCGTTGACCGAAGCTTTCCGTCATGATGACGAAGTGCTGGTAGAAGCCTTCCTCAGTGGCCCGGAGTACACCGTAGCGGTAGTTGGCGACGAAATACTGCCTTCGATTCGCATTCAGACCGTTTCTGAGTTTTATGACTACGAAGCAAAATACTTTTCTGATGAGACGGAATATTTCTGCCCAAGCGGTCTGACCGCAGAGCAGGAAGCTGAACTCAGTGAGATCGTTATCAAAGCCTGGCGCGCCCTTGGATGCAGTGGCTGGGGACGCGTCGATGTCATGATGGGCGGTGACGGCCAGTTCTATCTGCTGGAAGTGAACACCTCCCCTGGTATGACGGGCCACAGCCTGGTCCCAATGGCGGGTAAGCAAGCGGGTATGAGCTTCTCACAGCTGGTAGCGCGCATTCTGGAGCTGGCCGACTGA
- the secA gene encoding preprotein translocase subunit SecA: protein MLIKLLTKVFGSSNDRTLRRMRKSVELINKMEPDFEKLSDEELKAKTGEFRARLEKGEVLENLIPEAFATVREASKRVFGMRHFDVQLLGGMVLNDRCIAEMRTGEGKTLTATLPAYLNALSGKGVHVVTVNDYLAQRDAENNRGLFEFLGLSIGINLPGMPSPAKREAYAADITYGTNNEYGFDYLRDNMAFSPEDRVQRKLNYALVDEVDSILIDEARTPLIISGPAEDSSELYIKVNKIIPSLIRQEKEDSDTFQGEGHFSVDEKARQVHLTERGLVAIEELMVSEGIMDEGESLYSPGNIMMMHHVTAALRSHVLFTRDVDYIVKDGEVIIVDEHTGRTMQGRRWSDGLHQAVEAKEGVEIQNENQTLASITFQNYFRLYNKLAGMTGTADTEAFEFSSIYKLETIVVPTNRPMVRKDHADLVYMSESEKIDAIIEDIRERTANGQPVLVGTISIEKSEVVSERLSAAGIKHEVLNAKFHAREADIVAQAGQPAAVTIATNMAGRGTDIVLGGSWQAEIAQIEDPTAEQIDAIKSAWKIRHDAVLASGGLHIIGTERHESRRIDNQLRGRSGRQGDNGSSRFYLSMEDALMRIFASDRVSNMMRKLGMKPGEAIEHPWVTKAIANAQRKVESRNFDIRKQLLEYDDVANDQRRAIYTQRNELLDVSDVSETISSIRDDVFKTTIDTYIPPQSLEEMWDVAGLEERLKNDFDLDMPIAEWLDKEPELHEETLRERIMEQAKEQYQRKEEVVGVEMMRNFEKGVMLQTLDSLWKEHLAAMDYLRQGIHLRGYAQKDPKQEYKRESFAMFAAMLESLKYEVISTLCKVQVRMPEEVEAMEEQRREESERLAQQQQLSHVDTETEAAIALADQTGERKVGRNDPCPCGSGKKFKQCHGRLA, encoded by the coding sequence ATGTTAATCAAATTATTAACCAAAGTTTTTGGTAGCAGTAACGACCGTACGCTGCGCCGCATGCGCAAATCCGTCGAGCTAATCAACAAGATGGAGCCGGATTTCGAAAAGCTTTCCGATGAGGAACTGAAAGCTAAAACGGGTGAGTTTCGCGCCCGCCTTGAGAAAGGCGAAGTGCTGGAAAACCTTATTCCGGAAGCCTTTGCTACCGTGCGTGAAGCCAGTAAGCGTGTGTTTGGTATGCGTCACTTTGATGTACAGCTGCTGGGCGGGATGGTACTGAACGATCGTTGTATCGCTGAGATGCGTACAGGTGAAGGTAAAACCCTGACTGCAACGCTGCCTGCCTATCTGAATGCGCTAAGCGGCAAAGGTGTTCACGTGGTTACCGTGAATGACTATTTGGCTCAACGTGATGCTGAAAACAACCGCGGTCTGTTCGAATTCCTTGGACTGAGCATTGGTATCAACCTGCCAGGTATGCCTTCTCCAGCCAAGCGCGAAGCCTATGCTGCTGACATTACCTACGGCACCAACAACGAATATGGTTTTGACTACCTGCGTGACAACATGGCTTTCAGCCCTGAAGATCGCGTCCAGCGTAAGCTGAACTACGCGCTGGTGGATGAGGTTGACTCCATCCTGATCGATGAAGCCCGTACACCGCTGATCATCTCTGGTCCTGCGGAAGACAGCTCTGAACTCTATATCAAAGTCAACAAAATCATCCCAAGCCTGATCCGTCAGGAAAAAGAAGATTCCGACACCTTCCAGGGTGAAGGTCACTTCTCCGTGGATGAAAAAGCCCGTCAGGTTCACCTGACCGAGCGTGGCCTGGTTGCTATCGAAGAGCTGATGGTTAGCGAAGGCATTATGGACGAAGGCGAGTCACTGTACTCACCGGGTAACATCATGATGATGCACCACGTGACGGCTGCGCTGCGTTCCCACGTGCTGTTTACCCGCGACGTCGACTACATCGTAAAAGATGGCGAAGTGATCATCGTGGATGAACATACCGGTCGTACCATGCAGGGACGTCGCTGGTCTGATGGTTTGCATCAGGCTGTGGAAGCGAAAGAAGGCGTGGAAATTCAGAATGAAAACCAGACGCTGGCTTCCATTACCTTCCAGAACTACTTCCGTCTCTACAACAAACTCGCCGGCATGACCGGTACTGCAGATACTGAAGCGTTCGAATTCAGCTCTATCTATAAGCTGGAAACCATCGTGGTGCCTACTAACCGTCCAATGGTGCGTAAGGATCATGCGGATCTGGTTTACATGAGCGAGAGCGAAAAGATCGATGCGATCATCGAAGATATCCGTGAACGTACCGCCAACGGTCAGCCAGTGCTGGTGGGGACTATCTCGATTGAAAAATCCGAAGTGGTCTCTGAAAGATTGTCCGCTGCCGGAATTAAGCATGAAGTTCTGAACGCCAAATTCCACGCCCGTGAAGCAGACATCGTTGCACAGGCAGGACAGCCCGCTGCTGTAACCATCGCGACTAACATGGCCGGTCGTGGTACCGATATCGTGCTGGGCGGAAGCTGGCAGGCAGAGATTGCCCAGATTGAAGACCCAACCGCTGAGCAGATTGATGCCATCAAGAGTGCCTGGAAAATCCGTCATGATGCGGTTCTGGCTTCAGGTGGTCTGCACATCATTGGTACAGAGCGTCATGAATCCCGTCGTATTGATAACCAGCTTCGTGGTCGTTCCGGACGTCAGGGTGACAACGGTTCATCCCGCTTCTATCTGTCGATGGAAGATGCCCTGATGCGTATCTTCGCCTCCGATCGCGTCTCTAACATGATGCGTAAACTGGGTATGAAGCCTGGTGAAGCGATTGAGCACCCGTGGGTGACCAAGGCGATTGCTAACGCACAGCGCAAAGTGGAAAGCCGCAACTTTGATATTCGTAAGCAGCTGCTGGAATACGATGATGTGGCTAATGACCAGCGTCGCGCTATCTATACCCAGCGTAACGAACTGCTGGATGTGTCCGACGTCTCTGAAACCATCAGCAGCATCCGTGACGACGTATTTAAAACCACCATTGATACCTATATTCCACCTCAGTCTCTGGAAGAGATGTGGGATGTTGCCGGTCTGGAAGAGCGTCTGAAAAACGATTTCGACCTGGATATGCCGATCGCTGAGTGGCTGGATAAAGAGCCAGAATTGCACGAAGAAACGCTGCGTGAACGTATCATGGAGCAGGCTAAAGAGCAGTATCAGCGTAAAGAAGAAGTGGTTGGCGTTGAGATGATGCGCAACTTTGAGAAGGGCGTGATGCTGCAAACGCTGGACTCATTGTGGAAAGAGCATCTGGCCGCTATGGATTACCTGCGTCAGGGTATTCACCTGCGTGGATATGCGCAGAAAGATCCCAAGCAGGAATACAAGCGTGAATCCTTCGCCATGTTTGCCGCCATGCTGGAATCACTGAAATATGAAGTGATCAGCACCCTGTGCAAAGTGCAGGTACGTATGCCTGAAGAAGTGGAAGCGATGGAAGAGCAGCGTCGTGAGGAGTCCGAGCGTCTGGCACAGCAACAGCAGTTGAGCCATGTGGATACCGAAACCGAAGCGGCTATTGCTCTGGCGGATCAGACAGGCGAGCGAAAAGTAGGACGTAACGATCCCTGCCCCTGCGGTTCTGGAAAAAAATTCAAACAATGTCACGGGCGTCTGGCGTAA
- the ftsA gene encoding cell division protein FtsA has product MIKSTDRKLVVGLEIGTAKVAALVGEILPDGMVNIIGVGSCPSRGMDKGGVNDLESVVKCVQRAIDQAELMADCQISSVYLALSGKHISCQNEIGMVPISEEEVTQEDVENVVHTAKSVRVRDEHRILHVIPQEYAIDYQEGIKNPVGLSGVRMQAKVHLITCHNDMAKNIVKAVERCGLKVDQLIFAGLASSFAVLTEDERELGVCVVDVGGGTMDIAVYTGGALRHTKVIPYAGNVVTSDIAYAFGTPPTDAEAIKVRHGCALGSIVGKDENVEVPSVGGRPPRSLQRQTLAEVIEPRYTELLNLVNDEILHLQEQLRQQGVKHHLAAGIVLTGGAAQIEGLAACAQRVFHTQVRIGQPLNITGLTDYAQEPYYSTAVGLLHYGKESHLNGEADVEKRASVGNWFKRINSWLRKEF; this is encoded by the coding sequence ATGATCAAGTCGACGGACAGAAAACTGGTAGTTGGACTCGAGATTGGCACCGCGAAGGTTGCCGCTTTGGTAGGGGAAATTCTGCCCGATGGCATGGTCAACATCATTGGTGTGGGCAGTTGCCCATCCCGTGGGATGGATAAAGGCGGTGTGAACGATCTGGAATCGGTGGTGAAGTGCGTTCAGCGCGCCATCGATCAGGCAGAACTGATGGCTGACTGCCAGATTTCCTCGGTCTACCTTGCATTATCGGGAAAACACATCAGTTGCCAGAACGAAATAGGGATGGTTCCTATTTCCGAAGAGGAAGTGACCCAGGAAGATGTGGAGAACGTGGTACACACCGCAAAATCCGTCCGTGTTCGTGATGAACACCGCATCCTCCATGTTATCCCGCAGGAATATGCGATCGACTATCAGGAAGGGATCAAAAATCCGGTTGGCCTGTCCGGCGTGCGGATGCAGGCAAAGGTACATTTGATCACCTGTCACAACGATATGGCTAAAAACATTGTCAAAGCTGTTGAACGTTGTGGCCTGAAAGTTGACCAATTGATTTTCGCCGGTCTGGCATCAAGTTTTGCCGTGCTGACGGAAGATGAACGTGAGCTGGGTGTCTGCGTTGTGGACGTCGGCGGTGGCACAATGGACATTGCGGTCTACACTGGGGGCGCACTGCGCCACACCAAGGTGATCCCTTATGCTGGCAACGTGGTGACCAGCGATATCGCTTATGCCTTCGGGACGCCTCCAACGGATGCTGAAGCGATTAAAGTTCGTCATGGCTGTGCGCTGGGTTCGATCGTCGGAAAAGATGAGAACGTCGAAGTTCCAAGCGTGGGAGGACGACCTCCGCGAAGCCTGCAACGTCAGACACTGGCTGAAGTTATTGAGCCTCGTTATACCGAGCTGCTGAATCTGGTCAATGACGAGATTCTGCACCTGCAGGAACAGCTGCGTCAGCAGGGCGTGAAGCATCACCTGGCGGCAGGTATCGTCCTGACCGGCGGCGCGGCACAGATTGAAGGATTGGCGGCTTGTGCCCAGCGTGTTTTCCACACGCAGGTACGTATTGGCCAGCCGCTGAACATTACCGGATTAACGGATTATGCGCAGGAGCCGTACTACTCAACAGCGGTTGGCTTGCTGCACTACGGAAAAGAGTCACACCTTAACGGTGAGGCTGATGTAGAAAAAAGAGCCTCAGTGGGCAACTGGTTCAAACGAATCAACAGCTGGCTGAGAAAAGAGTTTTAA